Genomic segment of Prionailurus viverrinus isolate Anna chromosome B4, UM_Priviv_1.0, whole genome shotgun sequence:
AATCACATCCATGATGTTAATCATGACCTTATACTCATAACATTGCCCGGGACTTGAAAGTGATAACAATTAGACTCTCAATAGCATTAGTAAGTTTGAAGGGAAGATCCAAGTGTCATGTGTGAAAGcttaataaaagatattttattatgaGATTTTAGATTCttccccactttcccttcccattCCCACCTCCCATGCCCATTGTACTTCTAGAGGAGAAAGCCATTATTGAAGCTGATCTTCTAGTCAGGTTGTGAATAACCATTGACCTTAGTTCTGAAAGGAGTCAGTATCCTTAGAGATGCAGCGACTGTGTGCACAGCGCCCCCTGGTGATCAGACACTGGGTTTTCAGTGTGGAGACAGGAGAGTCTCCAAGAAAGACTGTCGGGTTTCCTGTTGTAATTTTTGAGACTTTATCGACCCCACCAAAAAGTTTCTAGTAACAATTCGCCATTGGAGATACTTTGCAGATAAAGATTTTCCAGAATCTCCCCATTTCATTTTTaaccttgactttttttttcttttcattacttcCACATGTAAAGCTATTTCTATTAGTATAGAAATATGTAAATTTCCACTTGTAAATCCAATGTCAGGGACTGAGTGGGGCTacaaatgaagtgaaatgaagtATGCTTTCAGTATGCAATACTGAAAAAATTGATATCGATGACATGTGggacaaataattaaaaacataaagtaataTGTCTTGGAAATGTTAAGATAAATGAATGGCTTAAAGTAAGTTACTTGCATTTGGGCAGACAGAAATCAGTGATgattagaaaacattttacatatgtatttatttaatcctATCTCACCATGTTCTGGAAAGAATTTGAGACCATATATACATTCAATACAAGATAAAAGGAAAGTTGCAAGGTAATCAGAGCAGCTGGAGAAATAAAGGGTAccattcaaaaggaaaagaaggaaggcttGGCTTTGGTATATAGGGAAAGGAGAGATGTTTAGAATATACTACTTTCAAAGGCAGAGAATCCCCTTTCTCTCAGAGTGCGTAATCAAGTCTAGGTGATACTCACTGGGGATTCTGCTAAGGGACTGATGCATGGGCTAGGAGTTGAACTAGATGGCTTCCCTTCTGGCTCCAGTGCATGAACGAAGCATTCACTGAGACATTATTGTGTGTGTATCACTGTCACTGCTTCTATTGGGATAATATAAAAGAGCTTTAAGACTGATATTCCTGAAAGTGCAAAGTGTTTTCGTTATTATATGTTGAGATACACTAATAGTAGAAACAAATATAatgatatgttaaataaaagcCAGATGGTTAAAGGGCAAggcaatttaaacaaaaatgaaataaatactcattttaaaaaatccgtttagttttaaaagaaatggaaaaatgaatatatgtctACTGATTTTGAAAGTAGTGTTTTGCTAATTTCCCACAGAGCTCACCTGAatgaccttgaaaacattgtgccATTTCTTGGTATTGGCCTTCTGTATTCCTTGAGTGGTCCAGATCTCTCTACAGCCATCCTGCACTTCAGACTCTTTGTTGGAGCACGGATCTACCACACAGTCGCGTATTTgacaccccttccccagccaaatcgtgctttggctttctttcttgGCTATGGAGTTACTTTTTCAATGGCTTACAGGTTGCTAAAGAGTAGATTGTACCTGTAAGGAGAATCCTACAACTCATCATCCAGTTATTTTCTAAGAATTCTGTACTTCCAatttatgatgattttttttttttttttagattttaagtgggaggggagcagagaaatTTAGATGGGGCAGACAGCCTGAATATTAACATGACCAATATCCTTTATTCTTATGCTTGTACTGAAATTTTAACACAATCCTTAAGTCTTTTGATTTCCTATTTAAGTGCCTTGTGATAATTCAGATTATAATTTGtaacattcattcaacatttaatattttaaatctataaaaaggGTGAGTGTATGTATGATACCCCTGTATTACAATATTGCTGAAACAGACATACGAAGTAAAGAATTTGAAGAATAGTTTAATTTGGTTTAATTTTTCCCATCttatattttccaaagttttaaACCTACAGGAAAGTGGAAAAGTAGTACAATGCTCCTTTATATATGTTTCACCCAAGTTTAccaactgttaacatttttcttacttgctttcactctctcactcaatgtttttttctgaatcatttcaAAGTAGGTTGCAGAAATCATGATACTTCACTTCTAAATACTTCAACATGGATCTCCTATGAATAAGACAATCTCCAAATAAGTGTAATATCATGATCACACAcaagaaatttaacattaatataataatgttatatataattcatatctAAATTTCCCTGATTTTCCTAATAACGTCCTTTATAACTGCTATAGTTTTGATCCAGGAATCAAACAAGGACCACACAagcattttgttattgtttctatttAGTTTTCAATGAAATTGAAgagttctttcattttcttttcttttctttctttttttttttgtctttaataacATTGACATTTTTTTGAGGAGTAAATGCTCGTTTTACGGGATGAACCTTaatctgactttatttttctattgttttcttgttcttATATTCAGATTAAACATTTTTGGTGACACTGTGTCTTCCACATTACAACATATCAATAAGCATATGATGTCAGTTTGCCCTGTTAATTGGTGTTGTTCAATTTGATCAACTTAGTAAGGTTGTATCAACCATATTTGTCCATTGTAaagatatctttttatttttgtaatcataCATGGGGACAAATTGACACTACCCAAATCCTGTTTTCCTATAAGCTTTCACCCAATGGGTTGAGCATTCTAATAATGCTGTTTGGTttccacataaaaatattaatatatgcatataaaaattcatgaaatatatataagtatacaaacatataaacacatataaatcCACAcagatttagatttttaaatggaattatgtGTACTTAATATAATAAAGGATGAACTTCTAAAATATCAATATTACACTTGCCACTAAATTTATATTATTAGTTTTGCTATCTCTTGATTAGTCtcaattataaatacatatttcttaaaaaaagtgCTTTTAGTGGCTCTCATAATTGTTCATTCAGGTTTACCGCACAAGAGAATATCATTGTGTAATATTTTAGGTCTCATAATTTGAGCAACTCTTAAGTACATAAGCAGAAACTGTTGGCCTATGGAGAATTCTGTAcaagtttctttttacttttttttttctatttaaaagcaGCTTGGGCATAGCATGGGTCTTGGCTTCAGAAAAGCTTGTGGTGTAATTAATGGAAAAGTCCATGAGCTTAGAAGTGAAAGGCCCAAAGTTCAAGGATTGGATCTAcctgcataaacacacacacacacacacacactctctctctctctctctccctgctctttgGATTTGGATAACCTATTTACCCTGtctgagcttcattttcctcaAACTTTTTGTGAGATTTTTTAAAGGTCTAATGATCTCTGTGTGTGGAGcctataaaaaaatactttctaaacaaTTAAGTGTTCTCCATGTGAAAAATTATCTGAGTAATCTATCAGGCTTAACGATTCAGTTAGCTGAAGTTTTCTTAGCTTCATGTGAGATCTTTAACCATGGtcattcttctctttgttttttttttttaaatttctacttccCTAGTAATGCTTCTCAGAGTATTAGCTGAGTAGACTGTGGTTATCAAAATGGTTATCCATTCAGTTACTAATATTTGATACCCATCACTAAACTgtcaggacaaaaaaaaagacGTTTAAGTTTTATATTCTCAGAAGCATAAGAACTATGTGTATGTGCagaaaacacttaagaaaaaatgaaaatgtccagAAGTAACCTACTTCATTTAATTCCCAAGTTTGAATAATAGTtgtaaagacaattttatttttttaatttaaaacaatttttttaatgtttatttttgagagacagagagagagagagagtgcaagtaggggaggggcagagagagaaagagacacagaaactgaagcaggctccgggctcagagctgtcaacacagcccgacgcggggctcaaagtcatgaactgcggggtcatgacgtgagctaaagtcagatgcttaaccgactgagccacccagacgccctgtaAAGACAATTTTAAATGGTTTCCAACTCTATTTTCCCTTACAAGAGAAGCTGTAGATGTTGGGAGATTCACTAgtggaaccttttttttttttaatgtttatgtttgagagagatggggaggggcattgagagggagacagaagatccaaagtggactcttgtgctgacagcagacagcctgatgcagggctcgaattcacaaaccatgagatcatgacgtgagctgaagtagGAGGCTCAATCGACTGAACTACCTACGTGTCCCAGTGGAATTGTTTTAATGGAAGCAGATGGATGAAGGGGACAAATACTGGTCTAGTCTCTCCTGCACCAAGGATTCCCCACTTGACCGCATGATACCCTGGGCTTTAGAGCAAAGTGCACAGTGAGCAACTCACCTGTGATCGGACAGACATGGAAAAGAGAGTGCACAGTTTACACACACTGTTATCTGCGAGGCATATGGTGGATATGTTCATGTTTCTGCCACTTAATTGGAACTCTGAAAGTGAGgattgtgtcttatttatttttgtatacgtGTTCTCATTCATGTACACAGACATGCATATAAATACTCGCACCCACACACGTCGTATTCTCAAACcctacatcacacacacacagccgaTACCAGCACCATCACCAGTACTAACCGTTATGGATACTTAGTGATTGGGTAACATGTTACTTCTTCAAACTTCGCCATCTCCCTTCACTCATGCCTTGCTATCCCCTCACCTACCCTAAAACAGCTCTATCGTAAGTCAAGATTTTTCTGCAGAAATCAGAAGATATTTATCTGTAATTCTTATAGATGCCGTATGTAGGGAAGCGATGGGAGTTTtttgttggagaggatgcagtggCTCTCAAATGAGGGTGAAAGGTGGGACATGTTTCATTAAACTCTCTACAGCTAGCATCTGTacacacaattttatatataaaattgaatCTATATTATTTAGGATATAAGCCCTATTGTTTTATCTTATGATATTGCATAGAATCTTCTGAGCAGGTGGGGACATCTATTTATAAGATGTACTTATTTGGATGGAGCATGTTGTGAAAGATGGTGAGTTTCATGAATATCAAAGGGCTCAGTGCtttaaaaaaggttaagaaagCTTTATCAATCGATGCCAAATGAAGGAGTCCATCTGTTTTGAAGGCTCAGAGATTTACTCTTTCATTGCATAGGTGCCCTTAGGACCTGAGATGCAAAGTCGTAAGAACCAAAGTATAAATGAGACTGCAGTGTAAACCAGAATGGCAGGGAATTCATTGAAAGTCAGTCTTATAAGTCCCATGTTCTGGTCTAAATCCCAGGGACCAGTCCATTGTGTCCCCATCGTCATCGTAACTTAGAAGCTAAAATCATGATCAGAAAGCCTCTGTTGATTTTATCTGAAGGAGTGCTGCCAAAAGTACTAAAGTTACTCCACCCCTTAACACTCTACACATTGGAGGTAGGCttatgtggcaaaaaaaaaaaaaaatcatacttggTGAGCATGGGTTTAGACCCAAGAGAGTTAGATGAATCAAATGTTAAATGGCGTAAGACTGAAATAATCTGATACATCCATTTCAAAATAGAGATGATCTCTTGAACAGGATTAAAAATACTCATAGTCCCCTGGCTACAGCACTTCACATTTGTCTCCACACTTAGAACAGCCTTGCAAGTGGGGACTAGCAAGACCAACACTGACAATGCGAGTCCCTCTCCAACCTGGGTGCTTAGATGGGCACAGTCAATGTGTATCTTTGTGTTCTTCTTTTCCCGTTTCCCTAGCTATCTGATCCTTCTTCCGATTGAGAGTCTACCTCTTGAGTCTTAATGAGTTGGAAGCTAATGACTTATACCTACACTATGTTCAGCTAGGAGACTaactgtcaaaaattaattgttCAACCTTTGATTCCTAGTAATAGGGGAACCTCCAGAAACACCTAAGCACTGCTAACAGCAGTTAGCGCTCTGACATTCAATGATTCTAAGGCCAGATGTCTCCCCAGGCGGTGTGAAGAGCATGGAGTTTCTGGTGCCTAAAGCATTAAACTTTAAGGCAAAGAGACTCAAATCCACGGAATCCTGCATGGGCTGTATAAGCCATTCACCTGAAGGGTCTactttataaatacaaaaaaataataataaatttttgagATGCACAGTTGCATCACACTGACTCTTCTTGAAGGCAGTTGGTGAGACGTGAGGCAATTTGCCTCGGGAGTCGCCACAATCCATTTAGAAACGGCGACACAAAAGTCCCATGATCATCTCCCCCCTGCCAGCCTGAAATGTCAGCCCTGTGGGAAGCTGATAGGTGTTCCTGCTATCAGCGGAAGCAGCACCTCTACATGCGTATCTTCCAGAGTATTTTATTCACTCTATATCCTATGTAAACTGTTGGATTTGACAAGGAGGAGTTGTCAAAGGCAGACTACTGGGAAGGGGCTATGTTGGGTTGAATTTGGCACCAATCTCTCACACTTGACAGCTCAAGTACAGGGTTGCGGATGAGCTATAGAACCTATGAGCCCCCTCAGTCAGCGTGCGCAGACCCTAAGTCACATTTAATTCAGGGAGCCCTGACAGCCCTGCATAAAATGGGAGCAGTAAAATGGAGAAATAGGAGCTGTGTGCACGAGTGGGCCATTTAAGTTATTTCCTTTTACTGGAGTTTTGGAAAATACGAACCAGGACAACATAGACTATGAGACACCACGAGGAGATCGGCGTTAGCAATGTaaggaaaataatccaaatgttaAGCCTGAGTGACGTGATAGGATTTTTAACAGCTAAAAGCTAAAAGCGGAAGCAGGGAAGAGTTTGAAACTgcctaaaattcttattttttagccTACATTGTacatatctgtatctgtatctccATGTAAACAAaacgaaagagagagagaaaagagaaggatcAAAGTAGTTTTGTATAGTGAATAGAACATTGGATTTGAAAACATCTATATCTAAGTCTTGACTCTGACACTTTCTGGCTGCCTGAGATAATGACCAAGGTATTTAACCTCCGTAAGCCCCATCCTTAATTCTCAAATGGCAAAATTAATACTTTACCTACTATATGAATGATTATTCATGCCACGATAATTCTGTATAACAAATCACCCATGACTCAGTGGCTTTGCAAATGATTCTGCAGGGTTGAGCTGATGTTGGCTGGGTTTGCTCACGTGTCTGCTGTAAGCTACGTGTTGGCCGGGCAGTGCTGCTGGACGTGTGTCTAGTCTGATGTTTCTGGGAACTGGCTGGTTCCAAATGATCTCAACTAGGATTACTGGGGCAACTCACCTCTATTCCATGTGTCTCCTCCTCTAAGGCAGAAGTCAGCAAACCATGGATGGCTCTTCAGCCAAATCTAGCCCACGggctatttttataaataacgTTTAATTGGGACACAGTTGTGctcattgattttcattttttctacgGCTACTTTCCTGTCACAATGGCAGAGATGAGTAATTGAAGAGTTGCAAAAGAGACCACATGgcccacaaaaccaaaaaaaaaaaaaaaaacccaaaaaattacGATCTCATcttttacaggaaaagttttgCTGACTCTTGCTCTAGTAGGCTAGCTTGATGTGTCACCATGGCCATGGCAAAGAGCAatagaggaaatggaaaaatgtaagCATGTTTTCAACATTCTGCATGCATCACATAGGCTAACACgctattggcaaaaaaaaaaaagtcacatgtgTAACTGCAGAATGAAAATGCTAGGAAATAGACTCAACCTCATTAGTGAGAACTTCAAAGTCACATGGCAAAAAGGCATGgatgcacagagagagaaagagtttagGCTATTTATGCAAGCAGTCTACCACATCTGCCCATGTTATGATGTTGTTGTGTAAGGTTCAGTTCGAACACATGTAAAGCATCTTATAAACTCTACCACATTAAAACAGCATTCATTCTAATGTGTAATAATTCTTTTCAGATTCGTGGTAATCTGTTATAGACTCAGTATGATAGCAATAGTtgtaactaaataaaaaatatgatacTGGGTGTGTGAACTTGGCCTTCTCCCTCTCATTTGCAATGTGCTGCCTAGGGAGACAGATGGgacaagaaacaaatatttggatAGCCTTATTGCCTCCATAATCAAGTTGGTTCCCAAACTGTGCCCAGTCTGTTCTCTTGAATTATGATCTGCACCCTGCTCCCAACCAAGTGTTTCCTCAAATCTAATCAATTTCTGACTATTGGTGTGTAGAATATAGAATAGACAATATTACTGGCCCAAATGTAAAATTCTTGTTTTAGTATTTGCTGGAATAATTGTATATTATCTTTCTATGCATTGTATTAATCATGAAAGTAAGAACTGTGCTAAATTCTTCTCTGAGCTACTAAATCTATAAACTTGATAACTAATGGCATATAATTTACTTTTCCTTAATAACTCATATTTCATGACAATACAATTAGACTTGAGAACCAAGAATTGGTTCCAACAACAGTTTTGCCACTAATTTGCATGAGACACTCTTGCACATCACCTACCCTTGCTCTCTCCATTTTTCACACTTAAAAGAGGTTGaattagaaaaacatttgacataTTCTCTGACTCTAGAAGTTCTATTTGTCTTGAAGGCAGGTATTggactcttctttttccagtggTAAAACGTGAATGGCAAGATGTGGGAATCGTTATAGCAGAAAGCTTGTAGCATCTATTAATGAAGTCAAAGATAAGTTTGTAAGTTAAATATCAACTTGTGGTTTAATGTCTTAGAATattaatctttaattttctctGAGTATCCAATGTGATGTCACCAAAACCAAATGatcatttgttaattttctggaaaaaaatgcattattgcTCCCACTTTTAAGCTTTCCTTCTATTAAACTTTTTCAGACATTAAACATACTATCACTGCAGTAGTCCAGTCACTAGTAGCGGTGATCATTTGTGGGACAGAGCGAAATAAGattccttgtttttttgtttttaattcttggcTTCCAGAATGTTGACTCTAAGAGTTAGCGAGGTTCCATCTAGTCCAAATATCTACATGTAAAACAGCAGAAAAGGTTTTAGTCATtgttttatgaaagaaataaatattcactgagggcctcttctgtgccaggcactgctctaggtgCTTGGTATACATTAATGATAGACAAATGAAGATCTTTGCCTCATAGAGTTTGCATTCTAGTGGGGATCCTTTAATTTAGGACTTGTAAAGAAGGCCAAAGGAAAGCAAAAGGATTTGTTCAACTGATTGAACCTAAGCTATAATGGGAATTGTCTATGCCAGAGTTCAGGTCACTGTGGCCTGTGGGCCACATCTGACCTGCTACCTGTTATTGTTAGATCCATAagctacaatttttttcttttcttttttgtttttaactaatgAGCATTTGCACTAACGTTGATAATTGAGCACACTCACCCTGAACCCCAAATAAGCTAAATGgtatcctttgaataaaattccattcttCTCTCTAGTGGATCTGAATTACAAAAACAGAATTGGGCTCCATTATAATTGTCTTTTGAATTTCCTCAattaaaaatgtggaaatttgctttctctcttgtCATAAAAGTAGCTGTGTAACACACTCAATTTTGCTTTTGGTTCACAAAGTCTAAATATTCACTATGCAGGctcttacagaaaaaaatgttgtcGGTTCCTGATCTACACAACTGAATCAAAAGGACACAAATGGATGCAGCAATGTCTCTAGTTCTCTTTCACTAAATAACTTATGCCAGAATTTAATCAAAGCAACTAAGAAAAGtttatttcagggcacctgggtagctcagtcagttgggtgtcggactttggctcgggtcatgatatatcacggtctgtgagtttgagccccacgtggggctctgtgctgacagctcggagcctggagcctgctccagattcgatgtctccctctctctgtcctccctctctcacattctccctctttctctttctctcaaaaatggataagcactaaaaaaattttaaaaaacccttcATTTCAACATTGATCCTCTTATGTTTGACttaaattatctatttttgttACAAATTATTATGTCCTACATGATATGGCGTATGCTGGAATATCTGGTAATCTTTTAAGCATTCGCTCAATTGTTAAAGGGATTGAGATCTTGTGAATTGACCTCTGTGAAAACACAGCTTCTTACCAGCATGTTTTGAATCTGGATGAGTGCTCCCTGGTAGCTGAATTTTCTCCTTGAGATCAGTACTCTTGATGTTACCATGAGGGATGTTGAAGTTTTGAAGGCCTTTTGGCTGTAAAAGTTTCGTGTTGCTTGGATTAGACGTACAGAAATCATGACACTTCCAGTGTAACACTATTATTCACTCACATGTCAGACACGGTAGTTAAAACCATTAATGTTTAATCACTTCAGGTAGTTTACACTAACAGAGAGCAGAATAAACTGTGGGCAAATGAAAGTGAATGGGAGACTCAGAAACCATTGACGAGGTTTAATTCaacatctttgttttttcctgggACATTTATGCTCATGGTGGTGATTTTATATTGCATACATATAATATAGTCATggttattgattttaaaattgttcCTAGTTTCTTTGATGTATTTaagtttattactattttatggAGAAATAGGATATTGTTCGACTAGAAAAATCACTTCTCATTGCTCTGCCACACAAACGAATTTTAAATTCACGAATTCAAAAATCACCCCAAACcctttaccaaaaacaaaaacactaaccatTACATTTAGAATTCTGAGTTcgagttttaaaattatttcaaaatatgaactAGCAAAATTGCACACATACCCATTTTTAGGAATCCATCCCAAAGATATACCAGTCCAAAATATGAAAGTACTTGTGAACAAAGCTGAAGCACCTGAATTCACTGAAGCACCAGTGAatagcaaaataatgaaaataatccaaataccCACCAATAAGGAATAGCTGAATTATCTATGATACACATGGATTATTATGCAGctataaagaatgagaaaaatttcTATGTTAACTATGGAATAATCTCCAGGTtgtaagaatgtgtgtgtgtgcatgcgtgtgtgtgtgtgtgtgtgtgtgtgtgtgtgtgtatgtgcatgccaGTGtgtgcttatattttaaaaatcagtaaaaagacaaaccataaggttcaaaaaaataactattttttttgcAGGGGAAAAAGAAGGTAGAGTGGAAGGGGGAAGGATAGaaactgttcttttcttcctttcaatacCTTGTTTTGAAGATGTGACTttggaaatgtaaatattttacataataataaaattaaattaaacacaaAGAGCAATTCCTAAacactgaaagtcaaaagaaaaagaatcctcaGAGTGTGTGTTGATGGCATAACCTCCCACAGAGGAACTATCCCAAGTGACTTTAAAGCGTAACAGATTGATTGCACATCCTTAGTGGGACCAAAgaacataaaaagacaaacaaacaaaatcttctTTTCCGTGATGCTATAACTGGTGGTAGTGTCAATATTATTCTAAGACGTTTGTGTATTTAGtgtgaaataaagcaaatgagtaGTTATCTGGCATCGTTGAAAATCAGGATTTAGGGGCATGGCAGAAAGGAGATACAAATATGAAATCAGTTGGTAGAGTGAAAAGCCTGTACTCCTGATTTTGAATTGGAAGTATTAGTTTGAACTTATGATGTGTTTCAtctaaaatgaaacagagataaccTTATTTTCTATCTACGTTCACTGAAAAGAACTAACAGCCAGATGCAGGAAATGTAAGATGAACCTGGTATATAGCTTGTCACATCAGAAAATAAGGATGCTATTCAACACCACTAGTGTCATCTTGAAAAGGACTCAGGGGCCCAAATGAATAGACTCCTGTGTCAAATACAGGATGACTTGAGTATCAGGAGGAATAATTGCAGTAAATTGTAAAACATCAAAGATGTTTAAATCCATGagttgataaaatattttcaaatacatacacatacatatgtgtacatgcatgcatatTATACATCTAATATACATAAAAGATCACATATATTATCTTCTTTGAAGGATGTTAGGGGTCCCATTGTTTttgaaaactgttaaaaaaaaacaagcatttatGTTGCCTCTTTTACAAACTGTACCTCAGCGTTACCAATTGCTGTTGAGAGGGAAATGTCTCTTTGTAGAAGAATGCCAGctaataattgaagaaaaaaatttgtcttttcaATACCTTATGAATTAATGGATCCAAACAATGATTATTAATGACCACTAACATCACAAAAAGAAGACAGTCAGCGATAATTTATTCCTGAGGGTAGTATACAGCACCACCTATGAAGTTGTCTGGGCAAAAAAAGCCAACATGAGTCTCCACAAGTCTCTAATTTTTAATACAAACTTAtaggaaatacaaaggattaaaaGTCACCATGAGGATGAGATTAAAAATTCAGACcgaagcaaactttaaaagacaaGCAATCCATTTTTTCACCAAAAGcttgaagaaagagaataaaagcaacagagaaaaagaaagacacagacagagaaGGAACTGATAGATAAAAGAAATTTGAGAGATTTATCATCTGCCCATGTATGGATGTCATTTGGATTCTAAATCAAGAAACAAAGTGAAAACCAGTAAATAATTGGGGAAATGTGAACATGATTGAATATTTgatataaaggaatattttttagaaaagaattcctttaacatttttcgGGTGTGATAATGAGATTGAATATGCAAAAAAGTCTCCATCTTTTAGAAACATCTCTGAAACATTTACAGATGATGTGGTGTCTGAGATAATTTCAAACTGCAGGGATGGGATAGAGGACAAGAAAGGGTCGGTGTAAAGAAAGCGACATTGGTCTTGAGTTTTGAACTGTTGAAGCTGAGTGATAAGTTCATGGAAAATCACTATACTGTTCTCTCTGCTCTTATTtgtgtttgaaatgttttaaaataaaacattaaaacataaaggGGGAGGTGAACAAAGTCTTCTAAGACCTAGAACTATAGCTTTATCAAAGTCTAAATAAATTAGATGCTGTCGGTTGaactaatactttaaaaatattttgtactcTGATGAGCACGgagtgatatatggaattgtcgaaccactatgttgtacacctgaaactaatataactctgcatattaa
This window contains:
- the MGST1 gene encoding microsomal glutathione S-transferase 1 is translated as MVDLTELMENEVFMAFASYTTIILSKMMFMSTATAFFRLTRKVFANPEDCAGFGKGENAKKYLRTDDKVERVRRAHLNDLENIVPFLGIGLLYSLSGPDLSTAILHFRLFVGARIYHTVAYLTPLPQPNRALAFFLGYGVTFSMAYRLLKSRLYL